Genomic segment of Eretmochelys imbricata isolate rEreImb1 chromosome 24, rEreImb1.hap1, whole genome shotgun sequence:
TGATGGGGGACGCTATGGGGCTGGATGGGCCTGTGGGGTAATGGGGGGTGCTATGGGCCTGTGGGGCTGAAGATGGGATGCTATGGGGCTGGATGGGCctgtggagctgatggggggtaCTATGGGCCTGTGAGGCTGATGGGGGGCGCTAAGGGGCTGGATGGGCCTGTGGGGCTGATGGGGGGCGCTAAGGGGCTGGATGGGCCTGTGGGGCTGACGGGGGGCGCTAAGGGGCTGGATGGGCCTGTGGGGCTGATGGGGGGCGCTATGGGGCTGGATGCGCCTCTGGGGGTGTTACAATTGTTCCCTGGAGGATCATCCAGGCAGCGGCGCCACCTGGTGGCCGAAGGTAGAATTGCAGGCGGGTTCCAGCCGCgcccctgggcaggggcaggtgagGCCACAGGTGAGTCAGCGGCACCTGGATTCACAGGTAGGTTCAGGCCCGGGGCGGGTTCCCGGCTGCTCCtgatcccccctccccggccaggaAATCACCCAGAGAGCTGCAGAGGGTGCGACAGAACTGacagccggtgcccctcactcctgacccacagccccctggccgcccggtgcccctcactcccgacctgcagccccctggctgcccggtgcccctcactcctgacccgcagccccctggccgcccggtgcccctcactcctgacccacagccccctggccgcccggtgctcctcccccccccccagctctgccggtgcccctcactcctgacccacagccccctgttagcccagccctgggctccccccctcaGCTCtactggtgcccctcactcctgacccacagccccctggccgcccggtgctccccccaccccctccagctctgctggtgcccctcactcctgacccacagccccctggccgcccggtgcccctcactcccgacctgcagccccctggccgcccggtgctcctccccccccctcagctctgctggtgcccctcactcctgacccacagccccctgttagcccagccctgggctccccccctcagctctgctggtgcccctcactcctgacccacagccccctgttagcccagccctgggctccccccctcagctctgctggtgcccctcactcctgacccacagccccctggccgcccggtgctcctcccccccccccagctctgctggtgcccctcactcctgacccacagccccctggccgcccggtgctcctccccccccccccagctctgctggtgcccctcactcctgacccacagccccctggccgcccggtgctcctcccccccccagctctgctggtgcccctcactcctgacccacagccccctggccgcccggtgctcctccccccccccagctctgccggtgcccctcactcctgacccacagccccctggccgcccagtgcccctcgctcccgacctgcagccccctgttagcccagccctgggctccccccctcagctctgccggtgcccctcactcctgacccacagccccctgttagcccagctctgggctccccccctcagctctgctggtgcccctcactcctgacccacagccccctgttagcccagccctgggctccccccctcagctctgccggtgcccctcactcctgacccacagccccctggccgcccggtgctcctcccccccccagctctgctggtgcccctcactcctgacccacagccccctggccgcccggtgctcctcccccccccccagctctgctggtgcccctcgctcccgacctgcagccccctggccacccagtgcccctcgctcccgacctgcagccccttggccgcccagccctgggctccccccctcagctctgccggtgcccctcactcgtgacccacagccccctggccgcccggtgctcctccccccccccagctctgctggtgcccctcactcctgacccatagccccctgttatcccagccctgggctccccccctcagatctgccggtgcccctcactcctgcccacagccccctggccgcccagtgcccctcactcccgacctgcagccccctggccGCCGAGTCCTGGGCTCCCGCCCttagctctgccggtgcccctcactcctgacccacagccccctgttagcccagccctgggctccccccctcagctctgccggtgcccctcactcctgacccacagccccctggccgcccagtgcccctcgctcccgacctgcagccccctggccGCCGAGTCCTGGGCTCCCGCCCttagctctgccggtgcccctcactcctgcccacagccccctgttagcccagccctgggctccccccctcagctctgccggtgccgctcactcctgacccacagccccctgttagcccagctctgggctccccccctcagctctgctggtgcccctcactcctgacccacagccccctgttagcccagctctgggctccccccctcagctctgctggtgcccctcactcctgacccacagccccctgttagcccagctctgggctccccccctcagctctgctggtgcccctcgctcctgacctgcagccccctggccgcccagtgcccctcgctcccgacctgcagccccctggccgccgagtcctgggctccccccctcagctctgccagtgaccctcactcctgacccacagccccctggccgcccagttctcctcccccgccccggcttccaacctgcagcccccgctagcccagccctgggttccctcccctccccaccccagctctgccggtgcccctcactcctggaTCCGAAGGCCCCAGAGCTTCAGGTTCACACTTGCTCTGACAGGTGGGCAGTGTGTAAAAAcgcccccacactccctcccctctcctcagcggggggggaggggagtgaccTATCCggatgtgggggcaggggggggctcAAGGCTTTGCCTGTGGCCCTCTTGTGAAGCTGCTTGTTTGTGTCGCTTCCTCTacgtttttctctctctctcgctctgtctTGTTCGTTTTTtcgttccctccttccctcccccacggTCGGACCCGCCCTGCCCAACCCTGGGTGCAGGAAGCACAAACTCTCCCCTCCGGCCTTCGCCAGCCGTCATGGCTGCTGCAGGGGGACCAGGTGCCCGTCGGAGCCCCTTCGCCCTGGGCACAGCCGCTCGGCGCTCGCTGGACAAGACCCTGCAGGGGCTGGAGAAGCTccagcggctggtggagcagccggggctggggctgaggaacagccccccctgcctgccccagctcctgccccagacaCGCCAGCACCTGCTGCTGATCCGGGGCCAGCCGGGGGCCAGCCTGAGCTGCCTCTGGGAGGCCGGCTACTTCCCCGTCTACATCAACAACCTGCAACGCAAGGTCAAGCAGGCCACCAAGCTCTTCAAGGGAGAGCCGGAGGGAATTTTCCAGGAGGGGTCGGCCTCCAGGTACTGGCCCCAAGGGGGCACCGTGGGGCAAGGAGGCAGggagaagcccagggctgggctagcaggggtctgcaggtcgggagtgaggggcaccggcagagctgagggagggaccccagggctgggatagccggGGGGTTCCAGGTCAGAATTGAGGGGTACCTGTCCACAGGGAGGGCTGGCCGCACCTATTGGACTCTGGTGAAAGGGCGCGGCCCCGAGTTACTGAGTAACCCGTTCCTATCGCAGGGGAGGCAGAAACAGAGCCAACAACAGAAAACGCCCAGATCCAGGAACCCTGGCTCCCCGCAcgcccgacccgcagcccccccaccccagcctgggttcccccccaccccagctctgctcgtgcccctcactcccgacccgcagccccccccaacctgggttcccccccaccccagctctgctcgtgcccctcactcccgacccgcagccccccccaacctgggttcccccccaccccagctctgctcgtgcccctcactcccgacccgcagcccccccccacctgggttcccccacatcccagctctgttggtgcccctcactcccgacccgcagcccccccaccccagcctgggttcccccccaccccagctctgctcgtgcccctcactcccgacccgcaacccccccccacctgggttcccccctaccccagctctgctcgtgcccctcactcccgacccgcagccccccccaccccagcctgggttcccccccaccccagctctgctcgtgcccctcactcccgacccgcagccccccccaacctgggttcccccccaccccagctgtgctcgtgcccctcactcccgacccgcagccccccccacctGGGTTCCCCCCTATCCCAGCTCTGctcgtgcccctcactcccgacccgcagcccccccacctcagcctgggttcccccccaaccccagctctgctcgtgcccctcactcctgatccgcagccccccccaccccaacctgggttcccccctaccccagctctgctcgtgcccctcactcctgatctgcagccccccccaacctgggttcccccccaaacccagctctgctcgtgcccctcactcctgatccgcagccccccccaccccagcctgggtcccccccaaccccagctctgctcgtgcccctcactcctgatccgcagcccccccaccccagcctgggttcccccccaccccagctctgctggtgccccacACTCCCGACCCCTTTCCCACATACACACCGTCTTCTTTCCTTCCCAGTGTCTGTTTCTGGGAGCCTGAAGCGGCgattgtggggtggggcaggtgtctgtctgtctttccccCCAGTCTGGGGTTGTCTGGCTCCAGCAGCGTCTCTGGGCCTCTTCGATGCTGCAGAGAAAttgcccctctccccttcccggCCGCCCCCCCACCAAGTGTGTGCTGTtgactgtggtgggggaggggagagtggacCCCATTCTCACCCCTGCTCTCATCTCTCCTGCAGGAGGAAGCTGACCAAGCTGTCGCTGATCTTCAGCCACATGCTGGGGGAGCTCCGGGCCCTGATCCCCAGCGGGCAGGACCAGGGGCACCAGTACCGGCCCAGCCAGCTGCCCGCCGAGGCTTTCTGgagagggacatggggggcaCGGTGAGACCCCGAtacctccccccgccacccctcccagccccccaccgagGCCTTCcagggagggacatggggggcacAGTGAGATCCCTGATACCTCTGCCTTGCCTACCCCCTGCCACCCCTCCCAGTCCCCCGCTGAGGCCTTCCAGGGAGAGACATGGGGGGCACAGTGAGACCGCCGATacctcccccctgccacccctcccagcccccccaccgaGGCCTTCcagggagggacatgggggcacAGTGAGATCCCTGATACCTCCATCCCCCAGCTATCCCCCACtattcccctcccagccccctgctgatACATGGACTCTCTGGTATCCCTGCCCACActaccctcctccccccgacTTGCCCCCCAGAtatcccctttccctctcccaccctgataccccccttcttccccagggCCTCCCAACCTGCTACTTCCAACCCTACATCAGCCCCACAGGCCCATCCCTcctcactgccccctgcccccacaggagccTGGTGCCTTGGAGCGAGTTCCAGGCGGGACTGCAGCGGGTTCACCCCGTGGTGCCCGGCCCCATGGCCGCAGCCCTGAGAGCCACCATGGACCTGACCTGCAGTGACCACGTGTCCATCTTCGAGTTCGACATCTTCACCCGCCTCTTCCAGGTACggttggggggaggcagggctggacaTGGGGGGCCAAGCTGTGGAGATGAGGGCTAGGAGGGGCAGCCCTCTGCTGCGCACCTGCTccctccatcctcccctcccttcatccttcccttccccagaccGTCCTCCATCCCCCCGATCCGCCCCATGGGCCCATCCAGATTGCGGGGGTGGGCAGCTGCTGTGGCCAATCCCCCACAATGCCCCTCCAGCCGGCTTCGCTCTAGTCTCTTACCCCCCGCCCCTCCGAGCAGGGCCCAGGCCCTGGCCTTGATCCCCAGCAGGATGTGGTGCGTCTATCCCCGCTCAAGCTGAGCTGACCCGTGGGCGGTGTGGGGGGAGCACTGCCTGGGGCGGGCGGGAGGCCTGAGGGTTTCCggctcagcagctgcagagctgcagcgGGGTGGCGGTGGGTGGAGAGACGCAgggcagatggggtgggggagtcgCCCCTGGTGGCACAGAAAGGCAATGCGGGTCTTCGGGGGGGCTGCAAGACCTTGGTGTCCAGCGCGACCCTTGTGCCCTTCCAGCCCTGGCCCACGCTGCTGAAGAACTGGACGCACCTGGCAGTGACGCACCCGGGCTACGTGGCCTTCCTGACCTACGACGAAGTGAGGGCGCGGCTGCAAACCTATTCTAACAAGCCAGGCAGGTACGGACCcatgggcagggggtgggggggagtggggagcacctcctgctgagcccccatcccactccctgcagcctctaTCCCCTTGCGCTCCCCTCAGGTTTTGGGGTCACCCCCTGCCACTGACCCCGTTTTCCCCCCAGCTATGTGTTTCGGCTCAGCTGCACGCGGCTGGGGCAGTGGGCCATTGGCTACGTGAGCCGGGACGGCAGCATCCTTCAGACCAtcccccaggacagacccctctTCCTGGCGCTGATCGAGGGGCACAAGGAGGGCTTGTGAGTGGGGggcctggcagggagtggggcggctGAGGGTGTGACGgagtggggcacagctggggcccTGCTGGGCAGATCGGGGCGGGGGCCTGGGGGGCAGAATCCTGTTACGTGCCGGGAGTCTGGTGTGATCTGGAACTTGGGCCAGGGTCGTCGTTTCTGCGTCGGGCAGGATGGGTCTGGATTCAGCGGGTCAGTTCTGGCCAGGCTGAGTTAGGTTGTTTCGAGTTGGCTCTGGGCAAGGTTGGTTCTGGTCTGAGCCAGAACCGACCCAGAATGAAACCCGCACGGCCCTGGAGACTCTAATTTGGGGAGCGTTGATGCCGACCCGCTGGGTCCTGGTGTGGATCCGTGGGGGGTTCTGGTCGGACCAGGCTGGTTCTGACAGTTTCCGCCCCCCAGTTACCTGTATCCAGACGGGAAGAACATGAATCCGGACCTGACGGAGCTGACAGAACCGATGCCTCAGAACCGGATCGAGGTCTCACCGGTTGGTACCGGGGCTGCTCcacgccagccctgcccccaccctgagcccccgtCCTGgcgccctccccgccccccgggcaGGCCCAGCCTCACCCTCcgtctcccccaggaccaagccCAGCTCTACTCCCAGATGGGATCCACTTTCCAGCTCTGTAAAATCTGCGCCGAGAACGACAAGGACGTTCGGATCCAGCCATGCGGGCACCTGTTGTGCGGGGACTGCCTGAACGCCTGGCAGGTCAGTCTGacccctgacccctgaccccGGCTGGAACGCCTGGCAGGTCAGTCTGACCCCTGACCCCGGCTGGAACGCCTGGCAGGTCAGTCTGACCCCTGACCCCGGCTGGAACGCCTGGCAGGTCAGTCTGacccctgacccc
This window contains:
- the CBLC gene encoding E3 ubiquitin-protein ligase CBL-C; amino-acid sequence: MAAAGGPGARRSPFALGTAARRSLDKTLQGLEKLQRLVEQPGLGLRNSPPCLPQLLPQTRQHLLLIRGQPGASLSCLWEAGYFPVYINNLQRKVKQATKLFKGEPEGIFQEGSASRRKLTKLSLIFSHMLGELRALIPSGQDQGHQYRPSQLPAEAFWRGTWGARSLVPWSEFQAGLQRVHPVVPGPMAAALRATMDLTCSDHVSIFEFDIFTRLFQPWPTLLKNWTHLAVTHPGYVAFLTYDEVRARLQTYSNKPGSYVFRLSCTRLGQWAIGYVSRDGSILQTIPQDRPLFLALIEGHKEGFYLYPDGKNMNPDLTELTEPMPQNRIEVSPDQAQLYSQMGSTFQLCKICAENDKDVRIQPCGHLLCGDCLNAWQQTQAPTCPFCRREILGREKIRIDPVGGRGAGAAPDEDGDDLEDVESVLQELAALRKAGHPAFPPCPDPELPGPPVPPRLDLLQPRDPDPTAQHLPLPPLGHPSQNPSDWIRHRPLPPRPRRPPAPPLSQRPEEPS